In a genomic window of Blastocatellia bacterium:
- a CDS encoding FAD binding domain-containing protein: protein MLRLPRFRYYSARTIEEAVRILSDYGPEAMPVAGGTDVYPKMKRRQFEPKVLVGLRQVRDLAEIKGDGSRGMSIGAGATLAMIVQNKNLAASYPALVRAGQVIAHPQIRNMGTLGGNLCLDTRCTYYDQTLFWREALGFCLKKDGSVCPVAPGGDRCWAVSSTDGAPAVIALDAQIRLVGPQGERVISAGELYRDDGRQFLAKRPDEIIVEVLLPPADGWKSTYLKLRRRGAFDFPVLGVAVAIQEDGGVCRQARIVVGGVGSAPIRCRPAEAVLVGDRIDADRIEEAAHRVYQIIKPLDNTDFVHLYRKKMAPVFTRRALQELMATT from the coding sequence ATGCTCAGATTGCCACGATTCCGCTACTACTCGGCTCGAACAATTGAGGAGGCTGTAAGAATCCTGAGCGATTATGGCCCCGAAGCCATGCCGGTGGCCGGTGGAACGGATGTATATCCCAAAATGAAGCGCAGGCAGTTTGAACCGAAAGTTCTCGTGGGCCTTCGCCAGGTGAGAGACCTTGCAGAGATAAAGGGTGATGGCTCCCGAGGGATGAGCATCGGTGCCGGGGCCACGCTGGCGATGATCGTTCAGAACAAAAACCTTGCGGCGTCCTACCCGGCGCTCGTTCGCGCCGGTCAGGTTATTGCCCATCCCCAAATTCGCAACATGGGGACGCTCGGAGGCAATCTCTGCCTGGATACGCGCTGCACCTACTACGACCAAACGTTGTTCTGGCGCGAGGCTCTGGGGTTTTGCCTGAAGAAAGATGGATCGGTATGTCCCGTCGCGCCAGGAGGCGATCGGTGCTGGGCGGTGTCTTCCACCGATGGAGCGCCCGCCGTGATTGCTCTGGATGCTCAGATTCGCCTCGTTGGTCCACAAGGAGAGCGGGTAATTTCGGCCGGCGAACTCTATCGGGATGACGGAAGGCAATTCCTCGCCAAGCGGCCCGATGAGATCATCGTGGAGGTCCTGCTTCCTCCTGCTGACGGCTGGAAGAGTACCTATTTGAAATTGCGGCGGCGGGGGGCGTTTGACTTTCCAGTTTTAGGTGTTGCAGTCGCTATCCAGGAGGACGGAGGGGTATGTCGTCAGGCGCGTATCGTTGTGGGAGGAGTCGGGTCCGCACCGATTCGCTGTCGTCCGGCTGAAGCCGTGCTCGTCGGAGACAGAATTGATGCCGACCGAATCGAAGAAGCTGCGCACCGCGTCTATCAAATCATCAAGCCTCTTGACAATACGGACTTCGTCCACCTCTATCGGAAAAAAATGGCTCCGGTCTTTACACGCCGCGCCCTGCAAGAGCTAATGGCAACGACATGA
- a CDS encoding molybdopterin cofactor-binding domain-containing protein: protein MDNELSVIGQPLPKVDAWDKCVGRTIYADDLNLPRLAVGKILRSPHPHALIKRIDVNRARRMPGVYAVITGEDLPIKYGILPVSQDEEALCREKVRFIGDPVAAVAAADEWIAEEALRQIEVEYELLPAITGIEQALEERTVRIHSYGDGPNIHKMVSLEFGDVEAGFAEADYIREDIFFYQGSTHLPMEQHAAVADFGPDGKLTLWSSTQTPHYVHRALAKVLELPPSHIRVIATPVGGGFGGKSDPFSHEIVAAKLSMLAGRPVKITLTREEVFYVHRGRHPVLMWVRTGVKRDGTITAMHFRTFLDGGAYGSYGVASTYYTGALQTVTYRIPRYKFEGVRVFTNKPPCGPKRGHGTPQPRYALEVHLDKIAEALGLDPVQLRRPQVVHAPSRTVNWLRISSCGLRECIDRVVEASGFLRKFRRLPFGRGVGFACSSYLSGAGLPIYWNDLPHSGVQIKIDRGGGVTVFCGSTDIGQGSDSILAAIVAEVLGIRPEDIRVITADTDLTPVDLGSYSSRVTVMTGNAAIEAAEKLRRLLFRVAAEQLDVPEDQLAARDRRIFDALAPDRFLTFAEVAQRAEARFGTLGAVGSYKPPATEGKYKGAGVGPSPSYSYSACVVELDVDPETGLITVHKVWVAHDIGRAINPLLVEGQIEGSVYMGLGEALMEEQVFRSRSGLHKIPSMLDYKTPTILEMPEVECILVETDDPNGPFGAKEAGQGPLLPVPPAVANAVYDAVGVRIDEIPITPDKVLRALEDKRRGGTGRIGPTSIPDVPWPEPIRVTPPAEWIARH from the coding sequence ATGGATAACGAACTGAGCGTGATTGGTCAACCGTTGCCCAAGGTGGATGCCTGGGATAAATGCGTCGGTCGAACAATCTATGCGGACGATCTCAATCTGCCGCGACTGGCGGTGGGGAAAATTTTGCGAAGTCCGCATCCCCATGCCCTCATCAAGCGAATAGATGTGAACCGCGCGCGACGGATGCCCGGCGTCTATGCTGTCATTACGGGCGAGGATCTCCCGATAAAGTATGGCATCTTGCCCGTGAGTCAGGACGAAGAGGCGCTCTGCCGCGAGAAAGTTCGATTCATTGGGGATCCGGTGGCGGCGGTGGCGGCCGCCGACGAATGGATCGCCGAAGAAGCGCTCCGTCAGATCGAGGTGGAATATGAACTGCTCCCAGCGATCACGGGGATCGAGCAGGCCCTCGAAGAAAGGACTGTCCGCATTCACAGCTATGGAGACGGTCCGAACATTCACAAGATGGTCTCACTGGAGTTCGGCGATGTGGAGGCAGGCTTCGCCGAAGCCGACTATATCCGCGAGGACATATTCTTCTATCAGGGCAGCACCCATCTCCCGATGGAGCAGCATGCGGCAGTGGCTGACTTCGGTCCCGATGGAAAGTTGACGCTCTGGAGTTCGACGCAAACACCGCATTATGTTCATCGCGCACTGGCGAAAGTGCTGGAGCTTCCGCCGAGTCACATTCGCGTCATTGCTACTCCCGTGGGTGGAGGATTTGGCGGCAAGAGCGATCCTTTTTCCCACGAAATTGTGGCGGCCAAACTCTCGATGCTGGCGGGGCGACCGGTCAAGATCACGCTCACGCGGGAGGAAGTTTTCTACGTTCATCGCGGACGGCATCCCGTTCTCATGTGGGTTCGGACGGGGGTCAAGCGAGATGGAACGATCACGGCCATGCATTTTCGCACCTTTCTCGATGGCGGTGCCTATGGCAGTTACGGTGTGGCGAGCACGTATTACACCGGAGCCTTGCAAACGGTCACCTATCGGATTCCCCGGTACAAGTTTGAGGGGGTGCGGGTTTTCACCAATAAACCGCCATGTGGTCCCAAACGAGGCCATGGAACGCCTCAGCCGCGCTACGCGCTGGAAGTTCACCTGGATAAAATCGCCGAGGCTTTAGGGCTCGATCCCGTTCAACTCCGACGGCCTCAGGTCGTCCACGCTCCTTCGCGTACGGTCAACTGGTTGAGGATTTCCAGTTGCGGATTGCGCGAGTGTATTGATCGCGTGGTGGAAGCGTCGGGATTTCTCCGGAAATTCCGCCGCCTGCCCTTCGGGCGCGGCGTCGGTTTCGCCTGTAGCTCTTATTTGAGCGGAGCAGGCTTGCCGATTTACTGGAACGATCTGCCGCATTCGGGGGTGCAGATCAAAATTGATCGCGGGGGCGGCGTGACGGTCTTCTGCGGCAGCACCGACATCGGCCAGGGATCGGATTCCATCCTCGCCGCCATTGTCGCTGAAGTACTGGGAATTCGCCCCGAGGATATTCGCGTGATCACGGCGGATACGGATTTGACACCGGTGGATCTGGGGAGCTACTCCAGCCGCGTCACAGTGATGACGGGCAATGCCGCGATCGAAGCCGCAGAGAAGCTCCGTCGGCTTCTTTTTCGCGTGGCAGCGGAGCAACTCGATGTGCCGGAGGATCAACTTGCCGCCAGGGATCGGAGAATCTTCGATGCTCTGGCCCCGGATCGCTTCCTCACCTTTGCCGAGGTAGCGCAACGCGCCGAAGCGCGGTTTGGCACGCTGGGTGCCGTCGGCAGTTACAAACCTCCGGCAACAGAAGGCAAGTACAAAGGGGCGGGCGTGGGGCCATCGCCATCCTACAGTTATTCGGCCTGTGTCGTCGAACTCGACGTGGATCCCGAAACGGGACTCATCACGGTTCACAAGGTCTGGGTCGCTCACGACATCGGACGCGCGATCAATCCCCTTCTTGTTGAGGGGCAGATCGAGGGAAGCGTTTATATGGGTCTGGGTGAGGCATTGATGGAGGAGCAGGTCTTTCGTTCACGATCCGGCCTGCACAAAATCCCTTCGATGCTCGACTATAAAACTCCCACGATACTTGAAATGCCGGAGGTTGAGTGCATTCTGGTCGAAACCGACGATCCGAACGGCCCCTTTGGTGCAAAGGAAGCCGGGCAGGGACCACTGCTCCCCGTCCCGCCGGCGGTGGCCAATGCAGTGTATGATGCTGTCGGCGTGCGGATTGATGAAATTCCCATCACACCGGACAAAGTCCTTCGTGCTCTGGAGGACAAACGGCGAGGGGGTACGGGAAGGATCGGTCCCACCTCCATTCCCGACGTTCCGTGGCCCGAGCCGATTCGTGTCACACCACCCGCCGAGTGGATCGCCAGGCACTAG
- a CDS encoding (2Fe-2S)-binding protein, with protein sequence MDRELIELRVNGETYQVAVPVYKTLLEVLREDLSLTGTKHGCELGECGTCTVLVDGLPVLSCLILPIEVAGKEIITVEGLARNGQLHPLQVAFAELGAAQCGYCTPGILVTAAALLGENPRPSRQQIKEALAGNLCRCTGYVKILDAVERAAARMSQSGDH encoded by the coding sequence ATGGATAGAGAGCTGATCGAATTGCGCGTGAACGGCGAGACCTATCAGGTTGCGGTTCCCGTCTACAAGACACTTCTGGAAGTGCTTCGTGAGGATTTGAGTCTGACGGGAACAAAACATGGATGCGAACTCGGTGAATGTGGGACGTGCACCGTGCTCGTGGATGGTTTGCCAGTTTTGTCATGTTTGATTCTGCCCATCGAGGTGGCGGGCAAAGAGATCATCACCGTGGAGGGACTGGCCCGGAACGGTCAGCTCCATCCTCTGCAGGTGGCTTTCGCCGAACTGGGAGCTGCACAGTGTGGTTATTGCACACCGGGAATCCTTGTCACGGCAGCGGCTTTGCTCGGAGAGAATCCCCGCCCTTCCCGTCAACAGATCAAGGAGGCCCTCGCGGGGAATCTCTGCCGCTGCACGGGGTATGTCAAAATCCTCGATGCCGTCGAGCGAGCGGCGGCTCGGATGAGCCAGTCAGGCGATCACTAA
- a CDS encoding TetR/AcrR family transcriptional regulator, with translation MTNQSKQKKSRRELKIEQKRLEILQSAAEAFRRNGFVATTMDDISERLLMTKGSLYYYFKNKEEILYFCQDYSLTLLLKQLAEVQRSGAPPDEKLRRVIVGQVAVILDVLKASAMHADFQMLSPPLLKKVIAKRDRYERGIRAIIAEGIARRVFVPCDPKLIALAILGAINWTVKWFSPAGPLSAEAIGEAFADYFLRGLARRPAPSLPVPSGEVPARFGNAEGQTVTSAPSKTTRRRLVP, from the coding sequence ATGACGAATCAGTCAAAACAAAAGAAGAGCCGACGCGAGTTGAAGATCGAGCAGAAGAGGCTGGAGATTCTCCAGAGTGCCGCCGAGGCCTTTCGTCGGAACGGCTTCGTGGCCACCACGATGGATGACATCAGCGAGCGCCTGCTCATGACCAAGGGGAGCCTCTACTACTATTTCAAGAACAAAGAGGAAATCCTCTACTTCTGTCAGGACTATTCGCTCACGCTGCTGCTCAAACAGTTGGCCGAGGTGCAGCGGAGCGGCGCGCCTCCGGACGAGAAACTTCGTCGGGTGATTGTCGGTCAGGTCGCCGTTATCCTCGATGTCCTCAAGGCCTCCGCCATGCACGCCGATTTTCAGATGCTCTCACCGCCTCTGTTGAAGAAGGTGATTGCTAAGCGCGACCGCTACGAGCGGGGTATCCGTGCCATCATCGCCGAAGGGATTGCCCGGCGCGTCTTCGTCCCGTGCGACCCGAAGTTGATTGCGCTGGCCATTCTCGGAGCTATTAACTGGACGGTGAAGTGGTTTTCCCCGGCCGGACCGCTGTCGGCGGAAGCCATTGGTGAGGCATTTGCTGATTATTTCCTGCGCGGGCTCGCTCGCCGACCCGCCCCATCGCTTCCGGTCCCCTCGGGGGAGGTGCCCGCTCGTTTCGGCAATGCTGAAGGGCAGACGGTGACATCGGCTCCAAGCAAGACTACGCGCAGGCGGTTGGTTCCATAG
- a CDS encoding SCO family protein, which translates to MKSKGGAGLILIVLLVSSFSGCQEHPRVYPLKGRVVAVAANRQSITIAHEAIPGYMEAMTMPFPVKEPALLDGITPGDEVEGEITVTSSEGWISRLRVTKKGEGRPLPDRSRPLPIEYLVQPGNDVPDVRLIDQNGREFRLSDLSGKIVALTFIFTRCPFPNFCPLMSQRFVEAQKLLDQRSPSLSKRTQFLTVSFDPDYDTPDVLRAYGERWKADFSRWTFATSSIREIAEFGASLGLSFWTEGGLINHNLATAIIRPNGKLQNVLRGNEWKAEELVNEIIAADQ; encoded by the coding sequence ATGAAGAGCAAGGGTGGCGCTGGTCTCATTCTCATCGTTCTCCTGGTTTCGAGCTTTTCGGGGTGTCAGGAGCATCCTCGCGTCTATCCCCTCAAGGGTCGCGTTGTCGCTGTAGCCGCCAACCGCCAGTCAATTACCATCGCCCATGAGGCTATTCCCGGCTACATGGAAGCGATGACCATGCCCTTTCCCGTGAAGGAGCCAGCTCTCCTTGATGGAATCACTCCCGGCGATGAGGTCGAAGGGGAGATCACGGTCACGTCGAGCGAGGGGTGGATCTCCAGGCTTCGCGTCACCAAAAAGGGCGAGGGGCGTCCGCTACCGGATCGTTCCCGTCCGCTGCCCATAGAGTATCTGGTTCAGCCGGGCAATGATGTTCCCGACGTTCGTCTCATTGATCAAAATGGTCGAGAGTTCCGTCTCTCCGATCTCAGCGGGAAAATCGTCGCGCTGACGTTTATCTTCACCCGGTGCCCGTTCCCGAACTTTTGTCCTCTCATGAGTCAACGATTCGTCGAAGCCCAGAAACTTCTCGACCAGCGGTCTCCTTCCCTGAGCAAGCGCACGCAATTTTTGACCGTCAGCTTCGATCCCGACTACGACACGCCCGATGTCCTCCGGGCCTATGGCGAGCGATGGAAAGCTGATTTCTCCCGCTGGACATTTGCCACGAGTTCCATCCGCGAAATCGCTGAGTTCGGTGCAAGCCTCGGACTGTCCTTTTGGACCGAAGGAGGACTGATCAATCACAACTTGGCGACGGCGATCATCCGACCGAATGGAAAACTCCAGAACGTCCTCCGGGGCAATGAGTGGAAGGCCGAAGAGCTTGTGAACGAAATTATCGCCGCCGATCAGTGA
- a CDS encoding DUF420 domain-containing protein codes for MISLTDLPTVNAILNGLSTLFLLWGFSFIRRKQVKGHRICMVAAFSTSVLFLISYLTYHFHHGATRFTGQGWVRPIYFGILISHTVLAAVIVPLVLITLTRALRQHYDRHRRIARWTWPLWLYVSITGIVVYMMLYHLYPAVP; via the coding sequence ATGATTTCATTGACCGACCTGCCAACGGTGAACGCGATCCTCAATGGTCTGAGCACGCTCTTTCTCCTTTGGGGGTTCTCTTTCATCCGACGGAAGCAAGTGAAGGGTCATCGAATCTGCATGGTGGCCGCATTCTCGACGTCGGTTCTTTTCCTCATCTCATATCTGACCTATCACTTTCATCACGGGGCGACGCGCTTCACCGGGCAGGGGTGGGTGCGCCCGATCTACTTTGGCATCCTCATCAGTCACACGGTATTAGCCGCCGTGATTGTTCCTCTCGTGCTGATTACTCTCACGCGCGCCTTGCGGCAGCACTATGATCGTCATCGGCGCATCGCTCGATGGACCTGGCCGCTATGGCTCTACGTGTCAATTACCGGAATCGTGGTTTATATGATGCTGTACCACCTCTACCCGGCTGTTCCCTGA